A window of Polaribacter litorisediminis contains these coding sequences:
- a CDS encoding RagB/SusD family nutrient uptake outer membrane protein: MKNIFYIIISFIAFITINSCEDHLDSVPFSFVSPDNFYKSADDAEIGLNGVYSILTAGSVQNFGNASGYRRGLMFMLNGATDEAILRNNFNNITFSVWGNASFTSESTFINENWFFFYAGINRANILIDRLQNIDDFTDNRKIEIEAEARVLRGFYHMMLSMMHGGIPVYNTPVHDPNQERQSIETVYQQVLSDFEFGYQNLQTRGPRESSINKYTAAGLLVKAHTYLASFKKTGSVSFQDVSINSFDWVDADAHYQKALDYTTEIINQSGYELIPEYDNLFRETTKSFQYRECLFTAEASSDATQNVITVMVNGFVPQGNMNITGGGFGWYRPTSELWNKYTEGDIRFKHNLTGNLPASSSQEIIDGVNYYIPLEIQSPNTGLYCIGKYRMIDPKEKLVAPWASSLSLPLLRYADILLLRAEAQYFLGDEGSARSTLTTLRQRAVAASTTVQDLNLTYVRPNFLTELLEERSRELCFENWRRIDLARFHKYDETIQNLSETDGFYNVGTAPTIKNNWRPERIWFPIPLQQRDLNQNLIQNNGY; encoded by the coding sequence ATGAAAAATATATTTTACATTATCATATCGTTTATTGCGTTTATTACAATTAATTCTTGTGAGGATCATTTAGATTCCGTGCCGTTTTCTTTTGTTTCACCAGATAATTTTTACAAAAGTGCAGACGACGCAGAAATTGGTTTAAATGGAGTGTATTCAATTTTAACAGCGGGATCAGTTCAAAATTTCGGAAATGCCTCGGGCTACAGAAGAGGATTAATGTTTATGTTAAATGGTGCTACAGATGAAGCAATCTTAAGAAATAATTTTAATAACATTACTTTCTCAGTTTGGGGTAATGCAAGCTTTACCAGTGAATCAACATTTATAAATGAAAATTGGTTTTTCTTTTATGCTGGTATTAACAGAGCAAATATATTAATTGATAGATTACAAAATATTGATGATTTTACCGATAATAGAAAGATTGAAATTGAAGCAGAAGCAAGAGTCTTAAGAGGTTTTTATCATATGATGTTATCTATGATGCATGGAGGTATTCCAGTTTATAACACCCCAGTTCATGACCCAAATCAAGAAAGACAATCTATAGAAACAGTTTATCAACAGGTGTTAAGTGATTTTGAATTTGGATACCAAAATTTACAAACTAGAGGTCCAAGAGAAAGCAGTATTAATAAATATACAGCTGCAGGTTTGTTGGTTAAAGCACATACTTATTTAGCAAGTTTTAAGAAAACAGGTTCCGTAAGTTTCCAAGATGTATCAATAAATAGTTTTGATTGGGTTGATGCGGATGCACATTATCAAAAAGCATTAGATTATACCACCGAAATTATAAATCAAAGTGGATATGAACTCATACCAGAATATGATAATTTATTCAGAGAAACTACAAAGTCTTTTCAATACAGGGAGTGTTTATTTACAGCAGAAGCAAGTTCTGATGCTACACAGAATGTAATTACGGTAATGGTAAACGGCTTTGTACCACAAGGTAATATGAATATTACAGGTGGTGGTTTTGGGTGGTATCGCCCTACATCAGAATTATGGAATAAATATACAGAGGGTGATATTCGATTTAAACACAATTTAACAGGAAATCTTCCTGCAAGCTCTTCGCAAGAAATTATTGATGGTGTCAATTATTATATCCCATTAGAAATTCAAAGTCCTAATACTGGGTTATATTGTATAGGGAAATACAGAATGATAGACCCAAAAGAAAAACTCGTTGCTCCTTGGGCCAGTTCACTTTCATTGCCATTGTTAAGATATGCAGATATTTTATTACTAAGAGCGGAAGCACAATATTTTCTGGGGGATGAAGGATCAGCACGAAGCACCTTAACAACATTAAGACAAAGAGCTGTGGCAGCATCAACTACGGTTCAAGATTTAAACTTGACGTATGTTAGACCAAATTTTTTAACAGAGCTTTTAGAGGAACGCTCCCGAGAATTGTGTTTTGAAAACTGGAGAAGAATAGACTTAGCACGTTTTCATAAATACGACGAAACCATTCAAAACTTATCAGAAACAGATGGTTTTTATAACGTAGGAACTGCTCCTACTATCAAAAATAATTGGCGCCCAGAACGTATTTGGTTCCCAATTCCCTTGCAACAAAGAGACTTAAACCAAAATTTAATTCAAAACAACGGATACTAA
- a CDS encoding T9SS type A sorting domain-containing protein: protein MKKNYVTLFLMIFATVIVAQRNDFNNNGGNQEWSNASNWSLNAAPVATDIVGFPTLIASIVNADFTVKKIQTTFATAGSTPGGTVNISGESTLTIDVNANPGLGIENASNNDAILSFNGNVTINNSIATGFKNTIMNHANGGGNVIQFSAGSLLTLNTPLEARSNSGGTYTFDGVLAGAGALRFSANTNITFGNTSDNSDRTGDFVWVGANSVVTVNTADNGVFVPSGQKIQSNADNCSIVINGANVYKGNIGVDGNRTLTFDVNKNQNSMGEIQFTGSGTGTLNLDIDDSITELFFANSSEIEWNSGTLNITGFKEGIIKFGTDNTSLTAAQLAQISADGVGNGQTLALQTDGTLVLATSLSIEDYNYQSKGRLSFPSVISNQNLQIKVPITSYTIFNTLGQKVQSASNKNEFQEINVANLKAGIYILTIEGKVSERFIKQ from the coding sequence ATGAAAAAAAATTATGTTACACTTTTTTTAATGATTTTTGCGACAGTTATAGTTGCTCAAAGAAACGATTTTAACAACAACGGTGGTAATCAAGAGTGGTCTAATGCTTCAAATTGGTCTCTAAATGCAGCGCCAGTAGCGACAGATATAGTTGGTTTTCCCACATTAATAGCATCCATTGTAAATGCAGATTTTACAGTAAAAAAAATTCAAACCACATTTGCAACGGCTGGTTCTACTCCAGGAGGAACTGTAAATATTTCTGGTGAGAGTACTTTAACAATTGATGTAAATGCAAATCCTGGTCTAGGAATAGAAAATGCTTCAAATAACGATGCTATACTTAGCTTTAATGGAAATGTTACTATAAATAACTCGATAGCTACAGGTTTTAAAAATACGATAATGAATCACGCAAATGGTGGTGGAAATGTTATACAATTTTCAGCGGGTTCTTTATTAACATTAAATACACCTTTAGAAGCAAGATCAAATTCAGGGGGTACCTATACCTTTGACGGTGTTCTTGCTGGTGCAGGTGCATTACGATTTAGTGCAAATACTAATATAACATTTGGAAACACCTCTGATAACTCTGATCGTACAGGAGATTTTGTTTGGGTTGGTGCAAACTCTGTAGTTACAGTAAATACTGCAGATAATGGTGTATTTGTGCCTAGTGGTCAAAAAATTCAAAGTAATGCTGACAACTGCAGTATCGTTATTAATGGAGCAAATGTTTATAAAGGAAACATAGGAGTTGATGGAAATCGAACACTCACTTTCGATGTTAATAAAAATCAAAATAGTATGGGCGAGATTCAATTCACAGGCTCAGGAACAGGAACACTAAATTTAGATATTGATGATAGTATTACAGAACTTTTCTTTGCAAATAGTTCTGAAATTGAATGGAATTCTGGCACTTTAAATATTACTGGTTTTAAAGAAGGAATTATAAAGTTTGGGACAGACAATACAAGTTTAACAGCAGCGCAGTTAGCGCAAATTAGTGCAGATGGTGTTGGTAATGGACAAACCTTAGCTTTACAAACTGACGGAACTTTGGTATTGGCTACTTCTTTGTCTATTGAAGATTATAACTATCAGAGTAAAGGAAGATTATCTTTTCCTTCTGTAATTTCAAATCAAAACTTACAAATTAAAGTACCAATTACTTCGTATACAATTTTCAATACTTTAGGCCAAAAAGTACAGAGTGCTTCAAACAAAAATGAATTTCAAGAAATAAACGTTGCTAATTTAAAAGCTGGTATTTACATCTTAACAATTGAAGGTAAAGTGTCAGAAAGATTTATAAAACAATAA